A stretch of the Streptococcus himalayensis genome encodes the following:
- a CDS encoding class A sortase has protein sequence MATKKRKKSKKNLLINIGITLLFIISLALIFNASIRNMIIAWNTNQYQVSKVSKEQIEENKKSEQTFDFSQVQSISTESVLKAQWDAQQLPVIGGISIPEVNINLPIFKGLDNVAISYGAGTMKENQEMGKGNYALASHHIFGIAGASEMLFSPLDNAKAGMKIYLTDKDKIYTYTITAVEVVTPEHVEVVDDHEGMTEITLVTCEDANATQRIIVKGTFDQEMSYKDAPKDILESFNKSYNQLQL, from the coding sequence ATGGCAACGAAAAAAAGAAAAAAAAGTAAAAAGAATCTGCTGATAAATATTGGAATTACCCTTTTATTTATCATCTCTCTGGCCTTGATTTTTAATGCATCCATTCGCAATATGATTATCGCGTGGAACACCAACCAATATCAAGTGAGCAAGGTGTCAAAAGAACAAATCGAGGAAAATAAAAAGAGTGAGCAGACCTTTGACTTCTCTCAGGTCCAGTCTATCTCGACGGAATCTGTTTTAAAGGCTCAGTGGGATGCCCAGCAGTTGCCTGTTATTGGTGGGATTTCAATCCCCGAAGTCAATATCAATCTACCGATTTTTAAAGGCTTGGATAATGTAGCCATCTCTTATGGTGCGGGCACCATGAAAGAAAACCAAGAGATGGGCAAGGGCAACTATGCTTTGGCTAGTCATCATATTTTTGGGATAGCGGGAGCAAGTGAGATGCTCTTTTCGCCTCTGGATAATGCGAAGGCAGGTATGAAAATCTATCTAACAGACAAGGATAAGATTTATACTTATACAATCACAGCTGTAGAGGTGGTAACTCCGGAACATGTAGAGGTTGTCGATGACCACGAAGGAATGACCGAGATTACCCTTGTGACGTGTGAGGATGCCAATGCAACTCAACGAATTATCGTGAAAGGAACATTTGACCAAGAAATGTCTTACAAGGATGCACCAAAAGATATCCTAGAATCCTTTAATAAATCATACAATCAGTTACAACTCTAA
- a CDS encoding redox-sensing transcriptional repressor Rex, giving the protein MKLEKNTTIPRATAKRLSLYYRIFKRFNAEKIEKANSKQIADAIGIDSATVRRDFSYFGELGRRGFGYDVKKLMNFFADLLNDNSITNVMLVGIGNMGHALLYYRFHERNKMKIVIAFDTDDHPEVGTTTPDGIPIYGISQIKEKLSQTDVKTAILTVPSVKAQEVATILTDSGVKGILSFSPVHLQVPKDVVVQYVDLTSELQTLLYFMKKED; this is encoded by the coding sequence ATGAAATTAGAAAAGAATACAACAATTCCTCGTGCAACAGCCAAACGTCTATCTCTGTACTATCGTATTTTTAAACGATTCAATGCAGAAAAAATAGAAAAAGCCAATTCCAAACAAATTGCCGATGCTATTGGAATTGATTCTGCAACTGTACGCCGTGATTTTTCTTATTTTGGAGAATTAGGGCGTCGTGGGTTTGGATATGATGTCAAAAAATTGATGAATTTCTTTGCCGATTTGCTCAATGACAATTCCATCACCAATGTGATGCTGGTTGGGATTGGCAATATGGGACATGCACTTTTATACTATCGTTTTCACGAACGCAATAAAATGAAGATTGTCATTGCTTTTGACACCGATGACCATCCAGAAGTCGGAACAACAACTCCAGATGGAATTCCGATTTATGGCATTTCCCAAATCAAAGAAAAATTAAGCCAAACAGATGTCAAAACGGCTATTCTAACAGTTCCTAGCGTCAAAGCGCAGGAAGTCGCAACGATTTTGACCGATTCAGGTGTCAAGGGAATTCTGAGTTTCTCTCCTGTTCACCTACAAGTTCCAAAGGATGTTGTCGTTCAATATGTCGATTTAACGAGTGAACTCCAAACTCTCCTCTACTTTATGAAAAAAGAGGATTAG
- the rplJ gene encoding 50S ribosomal protein L10, with protein MSEAIIAKKAELVDVVAEKMKAAASIVVVDARGLTVEQDTVLRRELRGSEVEYKVIKNSILRRAAEKAGLEELASTFVGPSAVAFSNEDVIAPAKILNDFSKTAEALEIKGGAIEGKVSSKEEIQALAALPNREGMLSMLLSVLQAPVRNVALAVKAVAESKEDAA; from the coding sequence ATGAGTGAAGCAATTATTGCTAAAAAAGCGGAACTAGTTGACGTAGTAGCTGAAAAAATGAAAGCTGCTGCATCTATCGTCGTTGTTGACGCTCGTGGTTTGACAGTTGAGCAAGATACCGTTCTTCGTCGCGAACTTCGTGGAAGTGAAGTTGAGTACAAAGTTATTAAAAACTCAATCTTGCGTCGTGCAGCTGAAAAAGCTGGACTTGAAGAACTTGCATCTACTTTTGTTGGACCATCTGCTGTAGCATTTTCTAATGAAGATGTTATTGCGCCAGCGAAAATCTTGAACGACTTTTCTAAGACAGCTGAAGCACTTGAAATCAAAGGTGGTGCCATTGAAGGTAAAGTTTCTTCTAAAGAAGAAATCCAAGCCCTTGCAGCATTGCCAAACAGAGAAGGTATGCTCTCTATGCTCTTGTCTGTACTTCAAGCACCAGTGCGCAACGTTGCACTTGCAGTCAAAGCAGTTGCAGAAAGCAAAGAAGACGCAGCTTAA
- the gyrA gene encoding DNA gyrase subunit A, with translation MQDKNLVNVNLTSEMKTSFIDYAMSVIVARALPDVRDGLKPVHRRILYGMNELGVTPDKPHKKSARITGDVMGKYHPHGDSSIYEAMVRMAQWWSYRYMLVDGHGNFGSMDGDGAAAQRYTEARMSKIALEMLRDINKNTVDFTDNYDANEREPEILPARFPNLLVNGATGIAVGMATNIPPHNLGETIDAVKLVMDNPEVTTREIMEVMPGPDFPTGALVMGKSGIHRAYETGKGSIVLRSKTEIEETKTGRERIVVTEFPYMVNKSKVQEHIVRLVQEKRIDGITAVRDESNREGVRFVIEVKRDASASVILNNLFKQTQMQTNFSFNMLAIQNGVPKILSLRQILDAYIEHQKEVVTRRTIFDKEKAEARAHILEGLLIALDHIDEVIRVIRNSQTDAEAQAELMSRFSLSERQSQAILDMRLRRLTGLERDKIQAEYDDLLALIADLTDILAKPERVLAIIKEELDEVKRKFADERRTELMVGEVLSLEDEDLIEETNVLITLSNKGYIKRLDQGEFTAQKRGGRGVQGTGVKDDDFVRELVSTSTHDYLLFFTNTGRVYRLKGYEIPEYGRTAKGLPIVNLLKLDEGETIQTIINIEKDRSDESYLFFTTRHGVVKRTSVKEFGNIRQNGLKALNLRDEDELINVFLTDGETDVIIGTKLGYAVRFKEDKVRNMGRTAAGVRGVDLREGDQVVGSSAIKDSDEVLIITEKGYGKRTLASEYATKGRGGKGMKTANITAKNGALAGLMTVDGSEDLMVITNTGVMIRTSVANISQTGRATLGVKVMRLDEDAKIVTFTSVKAEEKEVIEETEE, from the coding sequence ATGCAAGATAAAAATTTAGTAAATGTGAATCTCACCAGTGAGATGAAGACGAGCTTTATCGATTATGCCATGAGTGTTATCGTTGCTCGTGCTTTACCCGATGTTAGGGATGGTTTGAAGCCTGTTCATCGTCGGATTCTATATGGGATGAACGAGCTCGGGGTAACTCCTGATAAGCCTCATAAGAAATCAGCTCGGATTACGGGGGATGTCATGGGTAAGTACCATCCGCATGGAGATTCCTCTATTTATGAGGCAATGGTGCGGATGGCCCAATGGTGGAGTTACCGTTACATGCTTGTTGATGGGCATGGGAACTTTGGTTCGATGGATGGAGATGGGGCAGCTGCTCAGCGTTATACGGAAGCTCGGATGAGTAAAATTGCGCTGGAAATGCTCCGCGATATCAATAAAAATACGGTCGATTTCACAGACAACTACGATGCAAACGAGCGTGAGCCTGAGATTTTACCAGCTCGCTTCCCCAATCTTTTGGTCAATGGTGCGACAGGGATTGCGGTCGGGATGGCGACAAATATTCCTCCGCATAATTTGGGTGAAACCATTGACGCAGTGAAGTTGGTCATGGATAATCCTGAGGTTACAACGCGGGAGATTATGGAAGTCATGCCAGGTCCTGATTTTCCAACTGGTGCCCTTGTCATGGGGAAATCAGGAATTCATCGTGCCTATGAGACAGGAAAAGGGTCGATTGTGCTTCGTTCTAAGACAGAAATCGAAGAGACCAAGACTGGCCGTGAACGTATCGTGGTGACAGAATTCCCTTATATGGTCAATAAGAGCAAGGTGCAGGAACATATTGTACGTTTGGTTCAAGAAAAGCGGATTGACGGGATTACAGCCGTTCGAGACGAGTCAAACCGTGAGGGGGTTCGCTTTGTCATTGAGGTGAAACGGGATGCTTCAGCCAGTGTCATTTTGAACAATCTCTTTAAGCAAACGCAAATGCAAACCAACTTCAGCTTTAATATGTTGGCTATCCAAAATGGTGTGCCGAAGATTCTTTCTCTTCGCCAGATTTTAGATGCTTATATCGAGCACCAGAAGGAAGTGGTGACACGCAGAACGATTTTTGACAAAGAAAAGGCAGAGGCACGTGCCCATATCTTGGAAGGATTGTTAATTGCACTTGACCACATTGATGAAGTCATTCGTGTCATTCGTAATAGTCAAACAGATGCAGAAGCTCAGGCGGAGTTGATGAGCCGATTTAGCTTGTCTGAACGCCAGAGCCAAGCAATTCTCGATATGCGTCTGCGTCGATTGACAGGTTTGGAGAGAGATAAGATCCAGGCAGAGTATGATGATTTGCTTGCTTTGATTGCTGATTTGACGGATATTTTGGCTAAGCCAGAGCGGGTACTAGCGATTATCAAAGAAGAATTGGACGAAGTTAAACGCAAATTTGCAGATGAACGTAGAACAGAGTTGATGGTTGGGGAAGTCTTATCTTTAGAAGATGAGGATTTGATTGAAGAGACTAATGTTCTGATCACACTGTCTAATAAGGGCTATATCAAGCGGTTGGACCAAGGGGAATTTACAGCCCAAAAACGTGGTGGTCGTGGTGTTCAGGGAACAGGTGTTAAAGATGATGATTTTGTGCGGGAATTGGTATCTACCAGTACGCATGATTACCTGCTCTTCTTTACCAATACTGGTCGTGTTTATCGTTTGAAAGGTTATGAAATTCCGGAATACGGCCGCACTGCAAAAGGATTGCCGATTGTTAATCTCTTGAAATTAGATGAGGGAGAAACCATTCAGACCATTATCAACATCGAAAAGGATAGAAGTGATGAATCCTATCTCTTCTTTACCACGCGTCACGGGGTGGTAAAAAGAACCAGTGTTAAAGAGTTTGGCAATATCCGCCAAAATGGTTTAAAGGCCTTAAATCTACGGGACGAGGATGAGCTAATCAATGTCTTTTTAACAGACGGTGAGACAGATGTGATTATTGGGACGAAATTGGGGTATGCCGTTCGTTTCAAGGAGGACAAGGTTCGAAATATGGGACGAACCGCTGCAGGTGTCCGCGGAGTTGATTTGCGTGAAGGGGACCAAGTGGTCGGATCTAGTGCAATTAAGGATTCGGACGAAGTTTTGATTATTACTGAAAAAGGATACGGGAAACGCACGCTAGCTAGTGAATATGCGACCAAAGGTCGTGGTGGTAAAGGTATGAAAACAGCTAATATCACTGCAAAAAATGGAGCATTGGCAGGTTTGATGACGGTAGATGGTAGTGAGGATTTGATGGTCATTACCAATACAGGTGTCATGATTCGAACCAGTGTTGCCAATATTTCACAAACAGGACGTGCGACCTTAGGAGTTAAGGTTATGCGCTTGGATGAGGATGCAAAAATTGTGACCTTCACCAGCGTAAAAGCCGAAGAAAAAGAAGTAATAGAAGAAACTGAGGAATAA
- the eutD gene encoding ethanolamine utilization phosphate acetyltransferase EutD, which produces MSLDQLVDKIVAKIHDELDAKGSFEVEASGRHVHLSQKDLDALFGPGYQLTKVKDLSQPGQYACQERLTLIGPKGSFHNVVILGPVRKESQVEVSLTDCLQLGTKAPIRESGDIEGTPGVVLANGNKVVSLDKGLIVAKRHVHMTPEDAARAGVENHEIVQVKVEGERPLIFDDVVIRVSPKFATYMHIDYDEANACGFKKGMRGHIIKKK; this is translated from the coding sequence ATGTCATTAGATCAATTAGTTGATAAGATTGTAGCAAAAATTCACGATGAATTAGATGCAAAAGGAAGTTTTGAAGTGGAAGCTAGTGGACGTCATGTCCATTTGAGCCAAAAAGATTTGGATGCTTTATTTGGTCCAGGCTACCAACTAACGAAAGTGAAGGATTTGTCTCAACCGGGACAATATGCCTGCCAAGAACGTTTGACCTTGATTGGTCCGAAAGGTTCCTTCCATAATGTTGTTATTTTAGGACCTGTGCGTAAGGAATCTCAAGTTGAGGTTTCATTGACAGACTGTCTGCAGTTAGGGACTAAAGCGCCAATTCGTGAAAGTGGCGATATTGAAGGAACACCTGGGGTAGTCTTAGCCAATGGCAATAAGGTCGTGTCCCTTGACAAGGGCTTGATTGTAGCTAAACGGCATGTGCATATGACACCAGAAGATGCAGCTCGTGCAGGTGTTGAAAACCATGAAATTGTGCAAGTCAAGGTTGAAGGGGAACGTCCGTTGATTTTTGATGATGTCGTGATTCGTGTTAGCCCTAAATTTGCAACCTATATGCACATTGATTATGATGAAGCCAATGCTTGTGGCTTTAAAAAAGGAATGCGCGGTCACATTATCAAGAAAAAATAG
- a CDS encoding L-lactate dehydrogenase, translated as MTLTKQHKKVILVGDGAVGSSYAFALVTQGIAQELGIIEIPALFDKAVGDAEDLSHALAFTSPKKIYAATYADCADADLVVITAGAPQKPGETRLDLVGKNLAINKSIVTQVVESGFKGIFLVAANPVDVLTYSTWKFSGFPKERVIGSGTSLDSARFRQALAEKIGIDARSVHAYIMGEHGDSEFAVWSHANVAGVKLYDWLQANRDIDEQGLVDLFISVRDAAYSIINKKGATYYGIAVALARITKAILDDENAVLPLSVFQEGQYEGVEDVFIGQPAIVGAHGIVRAVNIPLNDAETQKMQASAAELKAIIDEAFSKEEFASAAKH; from the coding sequence ATGACTCTTACTAAACAACACAAAAAAGTTATCCTTGTTGGTGATGGTGCCGTAGGTTCTTCTTACGCATTTGCCCTCGTTACTCAAGGAATTGCGCAAGAATTGGGAATCATCGAAATCCCAGCTTTGTTTGACAAAGCAGTAGGTGATGCCGAAGACCTTTCACACGCCTTGGCCTTCACTTCCCCTAAAAAAATCTACGCAGCTACTTATGCTGACTGTGCGGATGCTGACCTCGTAGTCATCACGGCAGGCGCTCCACAAAAACCAGGTGAAACTCGTCTTGACTTGGTTGGTAAAAACCTTGCTATTAACAAATCTATCGTAACTCAAGTTGTAGAATCTGGATTTAAAGGAATCTTCCTTGTTGCTGCAAACCCTGTTGACGTTTTGACTTACTCCACTTGGAAATTCTCTGGTTTCCCTAAAGAGCGCGTCATTGGTTCAGGGACATCTCTTGACTCAGCTCGTTTCCGTCAAGCACTTGCAGAAAAAATTGGTATTGATGCACGTTCTGTCCATGCCTATATTATGGGTGAACACGGTGATTCAGAATTCGCGGTTTGGTCTCACGCGAATGTCGCAGGTGTAAAATTGTATGATTGGTTACAAGCAAACCGTGACATCGATGAACAAGGTTTGGTTGACTTGTTTATATCTGTTCGTGATGCAGCTTACTCTATCATCAACAAAAAAGGTGCGACTTACTATGGTATCGCTGTTGCCCTTGCTCGTATTACAAAAGCAATCTTAGACGATGAAAATGCTGTATTGCCACTCTCTGTATTCCAAGAAGGTCAGTATGAAGGGGTGGAGGATGTCTTTATCGGACAACCAGCTATCGTTGGTGCACACGGTATCGTTCGTGCAGTAAACATCCCATTGAACGATGCTGAAACTCAAAAAATGCAAGCTTCTGCTGCTGAATTAAAAGCAATCATTGACGAAGCTTTCTCAAAAGAAGAATTCGCATCAGCAGCTAAACACTAA
- a CDS encoding cupin domain-containing protein yields the protein MADVNRTELESLVRKILLEELLAKKGAKQVGKSGVASIALPSLDVRPEDRLDTGNPTDKVYTRDLLDLKESPRLGLGLMTMEDTTFPWHLDYDEVDYVIEGQLDIVVGDEVLSAGPGEILFIPKGSDIKFSVKGKARFIYVTYPADWQNQ from the coding sequence ATGGCAGATGTAAATCGTACTGAACTAGAATCATTGGTTCGTAAAATTTTATTAGAAGAATTGCTCGCTAAAAAAGGAGCTAAACAAGTCGGAAAATCAGGTGTTGCTTCGATCGCCCTTCCAAGCTTAGATGTGCGTCCTGAGGATCGCCTAGATACTGGAAACCCAACAGATAAGGTCTATACTCGCGACTTGCTTGATTTAAAAGAAAGTCCACGTCTTGGTCTAGGACTGATGACTATGGAAGATACGACTTTCCCATGGCACCTTGATTACGATGAAGTGGATTATGTGATTGAGGGACAATTGGATATCGTGGTAGGAGATGAAGTCCTATCTGCTGGTCCTGGAGAAATTCTCTTCATTCCAAAAGGCAGTGATATTAAATTCTCTGTAAAAGGAAAAGCTCGCTTTATCTATGTAACATATCCTGCTGATTGGCAAAATCAATAG
- a CDS encoding ethanolamine utilization protein EutH: protein MSINEIIIYIMVLFMIVGAVDKCIGGKLGLSEKFEEGIMAMGALALSMAGIMVVAPLLADVLKPVIVPLYGLVGADPSIFATTFIANDMGGAPLALKLAENPAVGNFAAYVLGSMMGPTIVFTIPVALGIIEKEDRPLLARGILYGLVTVPVGCLIGGILVPGLDFGTLLVNLIPIIIVSALIFLGLVLAPDGMIKGFEVFGQIIVVIATLGLAFGAAQLLTGNEWLINLYPSGADTLKEAFEVVGSIAVTLAGAFGLVAVFTKVANKPLSAIGKSLGMNEVGAAGLVASLANNIAMFQMLKDMDKRGKIINVAFAVSASFVIGDHLGFTAGQNSEMIVPMMVGKLVGGITAVLLAFVLTKKEA from the coding sequence ATGAGTATAAATGAAATTATCATTTACATCATGGTCCTATTTATGATTGTCGGTGCAGTTGATAAGTGTATCGGTGGAAAATTAGGACTAAGTGAAAAGTTTGAAGAAGGTATTATGGCAATGGGAGCCTTGGCGCTCTCTATGGCAGGGATTATGGTTGTGGCACCGCTTCTGGCAGATGTGTTAAAACCAGTGATTGTTCCTTTATATGGTTTGGTGGGAGCAGATCCATCTATTTTTGCAACGACTTTCATTGCAAATGATATGGGTGGAGCACCGCTTGCACTTAAATTAGCTGAAAATCCAGCTGTTGGGAACTTTGCGGCTTATGTATTGGGTTCTATGATGGGACCAACCATTGTGTTTACAATTCCAGTTGCCTTAGGAATTATTGAAAAAGAAGATAGACCTTTGCTTGCACGAGGAATCTTGTACGGTCTTGTAACCGTTCCTGTTGGTTGCTTGATTGGTGGAATTTTGGTTCCAGGTTTAGATTTTGGAACACTGCTTGTGAACTTGATTCCTATCATCATCGTGTCTGCCTTGATTTTCCTAGGCTTGGTTCTTGCACCAGATGGTATGATTAAAGGATTCGAAGTCTTTGGACAAATCATTGTTGTCATTGCAACGCTTGGTCTTGCTTTTGGGGCTGCACAATTGTTGACTGGAAATGAATGGCTGATTAATTTGTATCCATCAGGAGCAGATACGTTAAAAGAAGCCTTTGAGGTTGTCGGTTCTATCGCTGTAACGTTAGCAGGAGCCTTTGGACTTGTGGCTGTCTTTACAAAAGTAGCCAACAAACCATTGTCAGCTATCGGAAAATCATTAGGAATGAATGAAGTAGGGGCTGCAGGTCTTGTTGCATCACTTGCTAATAACATCGCAATGTTCCAAATGTTAAAAGACATGGACAAACGCGGAAAAATCATCAACGTTGCCTTTGCAGTATCTGCATCATTTGTTATCGGTGACCACCTTGGATTTACAGCTGGTCAAAATTCAGAAATGATTGTACCGATGATGGTTGGTAAATTAGTTGGTGGTATTACAGCTGTCTTGCTTGCCTTTGTATTGACTAAAAAAGAAGCCTAA
- a CDS encoding EutN/CcmL family microcompartment protein has translation MFVGKVKGSLWATRKDEKLNGLKFLVVERQLNEHQTDPALVIVADCIGAGEGDLVMVTTGSSARVSLTKEDVPVDMVVVAIIDKVEYPDE, from the coding sequence ATGTTTGTTGGAAAAGTAAAAGGAAGTCTATGGGCTACTAGGAAAGATGAAAAATTGAATGGTTTGAAATTTTTAGTAGTCGAAAGACAGCTAAATGAACATCAAACAGATCCTGCTCTAGTTATTGTAGCAGATTGTATCGGGGCTGGAGAAGGAGATCTAGTCATGGTAACAACTGGCAGTTCTGCACGTGTAAGTCTCACAAAAGAGGATGTTCCAGTAGATATGGTCGTTGTGGCGATTATTGATAAGGTAGAATATCCTGACGAGTAA
- a CDS encoding gamma-glutamyl-gamma-aminobutyrate hydrolase family protein, with the protein MKKPIIGISGNERLNPDEEFALMSYAAKGFVEGVRKVGGIPIILPIGDQETAQEYVSMIDKLILTGGQNVRPEFYGEAQTIESDDYLLSRDIFELALIEEARRQNKPIFTVCRGTQLFNVAMGGTLHQDIEDHWQDSSAEYTSQRLATAPDNILREIYGEISHINSFHHQSIKDLASNLKIIAYDPKDGIIEAVTTTDGTPFLGVQWHPEFLFDNRPKELALFDYIVNQF; encoded by the coding sequence ATGAAAAAACCAATTATCGGAATTTCTGGAAATGAACGCCTCAATCCTGATGAGGAATTTGCATTGATGAGCTATGCTGCTAAAGGATTTGTCGAAGGAGTCCGAAAAGTCGGAGGTATTCCGATTATCCTTCCTATTGGCGATCAAGAAACGGCCCAAGAATATGTGAGTATGATTGATAAACTCATCCTTACTGGTGGGCAAAATGTCCGACCAGAATTCTATGGCGAAGCCCAAACGATTGAAAGCGATGACTATCTTCTTTCTCGCGATATCTTTGAATTAGCCTTAATCGAAGAAGCAAGACGGCAAAATAAGCCCATTTTTACCGTTTGCCGTGGAACCCAACTCTTTAATGTGGCTATGGGTGGAACCCTTCATCAGGATATTGAAGATCATTGGCAGGATAGTTCTGCAGAGTACACTAGCCAACGCCTAGCGACAGCTCCTGACAATATTCTTAGAGAGATTTACGGAGAAATCTCACACATCAACTCCTTCCACCACCAAAGTATTAAGGATCTTGCTTCTAATCTGAAAATCATTGCTTACGATCCTAAGGACGGGATTATCGAAGCTGTTACAACAACAGATGGAACCCCTTTTTTAGGCGTTCAGTGGCACCCAGAGTTTCTCTTTGATAACCGTCCAAAAGAATTAGCCCTATTTGATTATATCGTTAATCAATTTTAG
- a CDS encoding BMC domain-containing protein, whose amino-acid sequence MANANALGMVETKGLVGAIEAADAMVKAANVTLIGKEQVGAGLVTVMVRGDVGAVKAATDAGAAAAENVGDLVSVHVIPRPHAEVEVILPK is encoded by the coding sequence ATGGCAAATGCAAACGCACTAGGAATGGTAGAAACAAAAGGACTTGTAGGCGCAATCGAAGCAGCTGATGCAATGGTAAAAGCAGCTAACGTTACCTTGATTGGGAAAGAACAAGTAGGTGCAGGACTTGTAACAGTTATGGTACGTGGAGATGTTGGTGCAGTAAAAGCAGCAACAGATGCAGGAGCAGCAGCAGCCGAAAACGTAGGTGATTTGGTATCTGTTCATGTAATCCCACGTCCACATGCAGAAGTTGAAGTGATTTTACCAAAATAA
- the rpsU gene encoding 30S ribosomal protein S21: MSKTVVRKNESLDDALRRFKRAVTKAGTLQETRKREFYEKPSVKRKRKSEAARKRKKF; this comes from the coding sequence ATGTCAAAAACAGTAGTACGTAAAAATGAGTCTCTTGATGATGCTCTTCGTCGTTTTAAACGCGCTGTTACTAAAGCTGGTACTCTTCAAGAAACACGTAAACGTGAATTCTATGAAAAACCTTCTGTAAAACGTAAACGTAAATCAGAAGCAGCTCGTAAACGTAAAAAATTCTAA
- the rplL gene encoding 50S ribosomal protein L7/L12, which produces MALNIENIIAEIKEASILELNDLVKAIEEEFGVTAAAPVAVAAAGAADAGAAKDSFDVELTSAGDKKVGVIKVVREITGLGLKEAKELVDGAPALVKEGVATAEAEEIKAKLEEAGASVTLK; this is translated from the coding sequence ATGGCATTGAACATTGAAAACATTATTGCTGAAATTAAAGAAGCTTCAATCCTTGAGCTTAACGATCTTGTAAAAGCTATCGAAGAAGAATTTGGTGTAACTGCGGCTGCTCCTGTAGCAGTTGCTGCAGCTGGAGCTGCTGACGCTGGAGCTGCTAAAGATTCATTTGATGTTGAATTGACATCAGCTGGTGACAAAAAAGTCGGCGTTATCAAAGTTGTACGTGAAATTACAGGTCTTGGTCTTAAAGAAGCAAAAGAACTTGTTGATGGAGCACCTGCATTGGTTAAAGAAGGTGTTGCAACTGCAGAAGCTGAAGAAATCAAAGCTAAATTGGAAGAAGCTGGAGCTAGCGTAACTCTTAAATAA
- the radC gene encoding RadC family protein, which yields MYSISLKEDSLLPRERLLEQGPEALSNQELLAILLRTGSKKETVFQISQQLLARLSSLADLRTMTLQELKNIPGIGQIKAIELQAMMEMGRRICKAEMIEKEQVVSSRALALKMQQELGYKKQEHLVALYLNPQNHIIHQQTIFIGSATRSLAEPREILHYAIKHMATSVILVHNHPSGAVQPSQNDNLVTEQVKKACDMMGIVLLDHLIVADKRYYSYREETDLL from the coding sequence ATGTATAGTATTTCACTAAAAGAGGATTCGCTCTTACCAAGAGAACGATTGCTGGAACAAGGGCCAGAAGCATTGAGTAATCAGGAACTATTGGCTATTTTGCTAAGGACAGGGAGCAAGAAGGAAACGGTCTTTCAAATTTCTCAGCAGTTATTAGCTCGCTTATCTAGTCTAGCAGATTTACGGACAATGACTTTGCAGGAACTAAAAAATATTCCTGGAATTGGACAAATTAAAGCAATTGAATTGCAGGCTATGATGGAGATGGGGCGTCGAATTTGCAAGGCAGAGATGATCGAAAAAGAGCAAGTGGTGAGTAGCAGAGCTCTAGCTTTAAAGATGCAACAGGAATTGGGCTATAAAAAACAAGAGCATCTTGTAGCCCTGTATCTGAATCCTCAAAATCACATCATTCATCAACAGACTATTTTCATAGGGAGTGCGACCAGAAGTTTAGCGGAACCAAGAGAAATTCTACATTATGCAATCAAGCACATGGCGACCTCGGTCATTTTGGTTCATAATCATCCTTCTGGAGCTGTGCAACCAAGTCAAAATGATAATCTGGTGACCGAACAAGTAAAAAAAGCCTGCGACATGATGGGAATCGTTTTGCTCGATCACCTCATTGTTGCAGACAAACGGTATTATAGCTATCGTGAAGAAACCGACTTGCTCTAA
- a CDS encoding BMC domain-containing protein, with protein MANANALGMVETRGLVGAIEAADAMVKAANVTLIGKEQVGAGLVTVMVRGDVGAVKAATDAGAAAAENVGDLVSVHVIPRPHAEVEVILPAGSSNE; from the coding sequence ATGGCAAATGCAAATGCACTAGGAATGGTAGAAACAAGAGGACTTGTAGGCGCAATCGAAGCAGCTGATGCAATGGTAAAAGCAGCTAACGTTACTTTGATTGGTAAAGAACAAGTAGGTGCAGGACTTGTAACAGTTATGGTACGTGGAGATGTTGGTGCGGTTAAAGCAGCAACAGATGCAGGGGCAGCAGCAGCCGAAAACGTAGGTGATTTGGTATCTGTTCATGTAATCCCACGTCCACACGCAGAAGTTGAAGTGATTTTACCTGCTGGAAGCAGCAACGAATAA